The genome window GCCGCCTCATGATCGCGCTGCAGAGCCTCATGGGCCTCCAGGCGCTCGCGCTCGGCGCGCTCACCTTGACCCGGGCGGTCCGCTTCCCCGAGATCTGCCTCCTCGCCGTCGTCCTCGGGCTCAACAACGCCTTCGAGAACCCGTCGCGCCAGGCGTTCGTCCTCGAGATGGTCGGGCGCGACGACCTGCGCAACGCGGTCAGCCTGAACTCGACGCTCATGAACGCGACGCGCACGGTCGGTCCGGCCCTCGCCGGCATCCTCATCGCGACGGTCGGGGTCGGCTGGTGCTTCGTCCTCAACGCGGTGAGCTTCGTCGCCGTCGTCGCCTCGCTCGCCTCGATGGACCAGCACGCCCTCTCGCCGAGCCCGCCGACGCTACGCGAGCGGGGGCAGCTCCGGGAGGGCCTGCGCTACGCGCGCCACAGCCCGCTCCTCGCCGTCCCGCTCCTCATGATGGCCCTCATCGGCACGCTCACCTTCGAGTTCCAGGTCACCCTGCCCGTCGCCGCGCAGCGGGTCTTCCACGGGGGCGCCGAGACCTACGGCCTCATGACGTCCCTCCTCGGCCTCGGCGCGGCGATCGGCGGCCTCGCCGTCGCGACTCGCGGGCGCACCGGCCTGCGCCCCATCGTCCTCGGGGCGGCCGGGTTCGGTGCCGCGATGGCGTTCGCCGCGCTCGCGCCGTCGCTGCCCGCCGAGCTCGCCGCGCTCGCGTGCGCCGGCTTCATGAGCGTCGCCTTCAGCGCGACCGGGAACTCGACGGTCCAGCTCGCCGCCGAGCCGACCAAGCGCGGCCGGATCATGGCGCTGTGGTCCATGGCCATGGTCGGCTCGACGCCGATCGGCGGCCCGCTCGTCGGCTGGATCAGCGGCGCTGCAGGGGCGAGGGCAGGACTCGGCGTCGGCGCCGCGGCCTGCGTCGCCGCCGCCGCGATCGGCTACGGCGCGATGCAGCGAGCCGCCCGGCCGCGGGCCGGGGCGACCCGCTCGACGTGCCCAGCACCGCAGGTCGCCGCCTCGAGCTGACGTCCTCGGCCGAGCGCCGCCCCGGCCACCTGCCCGAGGCGCGCGACCGCGTCCCGGCGCCGCCCGGTGCGCCGAGGACCGTGACAGGTGCGCGCTAGCCTCCGGGCGCATCGGAGGCGGCGAGCGGCCGCCTCCCTCGAGCGCCCATCGAGGGAGGAGCTGCCCGTGCGCCCACCGAACGACCTGCGAGCCGTTGCGATCCTGCTCGACGCCCTGCCCGAGCTGCGGCCCGTCGTCCGCTCCCTCGCCGCCGAGCTCGACGACGACCTCACCGCCGAGAGCGTGCTCGCCGAGCTCGCGCAGCTCGTCGGCCTCCTCCTCGACGCTCGTGACGAGGAGCGGCTCGAGGCCGTCTGCGCCGCGCTCGAGGCCCTCGCGACGACGCCGGACGTCGGGGCCGAGGAGCTCATCGGCTACGGCTTCTTCCTCGCCCTCGACGGAGACGTCATCGAGGGCCTCGACGCCTACCTCGGCCCGGCGAGCGCTCGCATCCTCGCGGCCCTCGAAGCCGGCGAGTGGTGAGCCGAGGACCGCGCTCCCCCGCTCGGTCCGCCGAGCGACGCCTCCGCGACGCTCGGGGGCGCCTCGACGCCGGGAGCGGGCGCAGCGACGCGCCGGCGTCGGGACCGGATCGCTCGCCCCGCCCGCTCGCGCGCCTCGGCGAGCACAGCATCGCCGGCGTCGCCGCGACCGCGCGCGACGGGAGACCGCCCGAGGCGGCGCGGGGTCAGGCTCGCAGCCGCGCGCCGAGCGCCGACCCGGCCGCGCCGACCGCCCGCTCGCGCACCTCGGCGATCTCGGCGTCCGTGAGGGTGCGGTCCGGGGCGCGCAGCCGCAGGCGGAAGGCGAGGCTGCGCGCGCCGGTCGGCAGTCCAGGGCCGCGGTAGACGTCGAGGAGGGTGAGCGACTCGCACCACGCGCCGGCCGCCTGCGCCAGCACGGCCTCGAGCTCGGCCGCTGGCACCGCGTCGTCGAGCGTGAAGGCGAGGTCGACGTCGCTCGCCGGGAAGCGGCTCACCGGCCGGACCACCGGGGACCGGCGCCCGAGGGCGAGGAGGGCGTCCACGTCGAGCGCGAGCCAGCCGACGCGGCGACCGGCGAGGTCGAAGGCCGCGAGGACGTCCGGGCGCACCTCGCCCACCACACCGAACGCCGACCCGGCGCCGTCGCGCAGCGCCGCGGTGCGCGGCAGGTGGCAGCCGAGCGCGAGCGGGAGCGACGCCACGTCCTCGCCCTGGGCGAGGCGGACCGAGGCGGGATCGATCGCCAGCCCCTCCGCGAGGAAGCGCCACAGGCTGACCGCGCCGGTGGCGTCGTCGCCGCGGCGCGCCAGCAGGACGCCGAGGTGCTCACGCTCGTCGGGCCGACCCGACGCATCGGCGCCGGGGCGAAAGACGCGGCCGAGCTCGAACAGGCGCAGCTCGGGGTTGCCGTAGGCGGCGTTGTGGCGCAGCGCGCCGAGGAGGCCGGGCAGCAGGTGGGTGCGCAGCGCCGACTCCTCCCGCACGAGGGGGTTGGCGATCGCGACGGCGCTCACGGGCACGCCGAGGCGGCCGGCCGCTGCCGGATCGACGATCGAGCTCGTCCAGGCCTCGTGGCAGCCCGTCCCCGCCAGCAGGCGCCGCAGCGCCCGCCGGCGAAGCTGGTGCTCCGTGAGGCGCCCGACGTACGGCGAGCGCCGCTGGCGCGGCGCGATGCGCTCGTAGCCGAGGTGCCGGGCGACCTCCTCGACGACGTCGACCTCGCGTGTCGTGTCCGGCCGGAAGGAGGGCACCTCGACGAGGAGGTCCTCGCCGGCCGGGACGCTCGAGAAGCCGATCGGGGCGAGCAGCGCGGCGACCTCGTCGCGCCGCAGGGACGTCCCGAGGAGACTGTTGCACCGCCCGACGCGAAGGAGCACCCGCCGCGGCTCGGCAGGAGGCGCGACGCGCACGTCGAGGCGGCCGCTCGCGACGGCGAAGCCGGCCACCGGTGCGCCCGCCATCGCCTCGGCGACGAGCTCGCAGACCCGGTCGGCGGCGCGCACGAGCCCCTCGGGGTCGATGCCCCGCCAGAAGCGGACGGACGCCTCGCTGCGCAGCCCGTGGCGCTGTGCCGACCGGCCGACGACGATCGGGTCGAAGTCCGCCACCTCGAGCAGGACGCGCCGGGTCCCCTCGCCGATCTCGCTCGAGGCCCCGCCGAGCACCCCCGCGAGCCCGACGGGGTGGCCCTCGGCGTCGGCGATCACGAGGTCGCCCGCCGTGGCGGGGTCGTCCCCCCCGGCGACGAGGGCGCGCTCGACGCCGTCGAGGGTGACGAGGCGCTCGCCGGGTTGGGCGAAGCGAACCTCGATCCCCGCGCCTTCGAGGCGGTCGAGGTCGTAGGGGTGCGTCGGCTGGCCGAGCTCGAGCATGACGTAGTTCGAGGCATCGACGACGGCGTTGATCGGGCGCATCCCGGCGAGCGCCAGGCGCCGCTGCACCTTGGGCGGCGAGGCGAGCGCGACGACCCCCTCGAGCACGCGCACGACGAGGCGCCGGCAGCCGGCGCCGGCGAGGACGCGCGCCGTCGCCAGCGAGGCGACCGGCGGTCCGCTCGCGGCGACCGTGGGCTCGGGCAGGACGAAGGGGAGGCCGAGGCGGGCAGCGAGGTCGCGCGCGACGCCGACGATGCTCAGCGCGTCGGGCCGGTTCGGCTCGACGGCGATGTCGAGCACCACGTCTCGCCCCACACCGAGGTGCTCGGCGAGGCTCGTTCCCGGCTGCAGCCCAGGCGGCAGCGGTGCTCGCTCCGAGCCGGGCGAGGCCACGACGAAGAGCCCCGCCGCATCGTCGCCGAGGCCGAGCTCGCGCGCCGAGCAGAGCATCCCCCGCGATTTCGCCCCCCGCAGGGTCCGCTCCTCGATCCGGAGGCCGTTCGGCAGCACGGTACCGACCGGTGCGAGCGGGACGACGTCGCCCACCGAGAAGTTCCACGCGCCGCAGACGATCTCGAGCGGCTCGGGCTTGCCGGCGTCGACGAGGACGCGCCGGATCCGGTCGGCGCCGGCGATCGGGGCGATCTCGAGCACGCGAGCCAGGACCACCTGCTCGAGGCCTTCGCCCACCTCGGTGACCTCCTCGACCACGAGGCCGAGCGAGTCGAGCGCGCGCACGAGCTCGGCGACCTCCTCGGGCCGGCGCGGGTCGGTCGCGAGGGGCGTGAAGTCCTTGAGCCAGGAGAGCGGGACGCGCACGTGTGTCCTCGGAGCCGCCGACCTAGAACTGAGCGAGGAAGCGCACGTCGTTTTCGATCAGGCTGCGCAGGTCGGCGATCTCGTGGCGCATGGCGGCGAGCCGGTCGATGCCGAAGCCGAACGCGAAGCCGGACCACGCCTCGGGGTCCACGCCGGTCGCCTCGAAGACCGCCGGGTGCACCATGCCGCAGCCGCC of Acidimicrobiales bacterium contains these proteins:
- a CDS encoding MFS transporter, with protein sequence MSVAAAARRTFSSLAVANYRRFFAGQAISLVGTWMQTTAQAWLVLGLTHSASDLGLVVALQSLPVLLLGAYGGVVADRLDKRRLMIALQSLMGLQALALGALTLTRAVRFPEICLLAVVLGLNNAFENPSRQAFVLEMVGRDDLRNAVSLNSTLMNATRTVGPALAGILIATVGVGWCFVLNAVSFVAVVASLASMDQHALSPSPPTLRERGQLREGLRYARHSPLLAVPLLMMALIGTLTFEFQVTLPVAAQRVFHGGAETYGLMTSLLGLGAAIGGLAVATRGRTGLRPIVLGAAGFGAAMAFAALAPSLPAELAALACAGFMSVAFSATGNSTVQLAAEPTKRGRIMALWSMAMVGSTPIGGPLVGWISGAAGARAGLGVGAAACVAAAAIGYGAMQRAARPRAGATRSTCPAPQVAASS
- the pheT gene encoding phenylalanine--tRNA ligase subunit beta, with the translated sequence MRVPLSWLKDFTPLATDPRRPEEVAELVRALDSLGLVVEEVTEVGEGLEQVVLARVLEIAPIAGADRIRRVLVDAGKPEPLEIVCGAWNFSVGDVVPLAPVGTVLPNGLRIEERTLRGAKSRGMLCSARELGLGDDAAGLFVVASPGSERAPLPPGLQPGTSLAEHLGVGRDVVLDIAVEPNRPDALSIVGVARDLAARLGLPFVLPEPTVAASGPPVASLATARVLAGAGCRRLVVRVLEGVVALASPPKVQRRLALAGMRPINAVVDASNYVMLELGQPTHPYDLDRLEGAGIEVRFAQPGERLVTLDGVERALVAGGDDPATAGDLVIADAEGHPVGLAGVLGGASSEIGEGTRRVLLEVADFDPIVVGRSAQRHGLRSEASVRFWRGIDPEGLVRAADRVCELVAEAMAGAPVAGFAVASGRLDVRVAPPAEPRRVLLRVGRCNSLLGTSLRRDEVAALLAPIGFSSVPAGEDLLVEVPSFRPDTTREVDVVEEVARHLGYERIAPRQRRSPYVGRLTEHQLRRRALRRLLAGTGCHEAWTSSIVDPAAAGRLGVPVSAVAIANPLVREESALRTHLLPGLLGALRHNAAYGNPELRLFELGRVFRPGADASGRPDEREHLGVLLARRGDDATGAVSLWRFLAEGLAIDPASVRLAQGEDVASLPLALGCHLPRTAALRDGAGSAFGVVGEVRPDVLAAFDLAGRRVGWLALDVDALLALGRRSPVVRPVSRFPASDVDLAFTLDDAVPAAELEAVLAQAAGAWCESLTLLDVYRGPGLPTGARSLAFRLRLRAPDRTLTDAEIAEVRERAVGAAGSALGARLRA